Part of the Acidimicrobiia bacterium genome is shown below.
GCGGAGGCTTCACGGGTTACCCGTGACCAACTCACTAGGGATACCCCAAGAATGACCACGAGGGCCAACGCCACGGGGTAGCCGAAGGCTTTCCGTTCACCGGTTCCGCTGGTTCCGCCAAGCCGCGCTGCGCGGGCTACTTTTTTACCTGATTCTCCACGTGCCATAGAGCGTTACGTTATCGGCGCTAAAGCAGGGTTCACCCTTTAGCGAGCCCTTTGGCAAGTTCTTGGTACTTTTGTGCAATTTGGGTAGCGGTGGGCCATTGTTTTACCCAGTTGCGTCCCGCTTGACCCATTTCTTGACGCAACTGAGGGTCGTCGAGCAGTTGTTCCACGGCGGCGACAAAAGCTTCAGGGTCCTCGGGGGGCACGCTTAGCCCGGCTTGTACTTCACCCAGTACCCGGGTTACTTCAGAGTCGGGGTCGATGCTGGCCACTATTGGGCGCCCGGCGGCCAGTATGGAATACATTTTTGAAGGCACGCTCGAGGCCCCTAAGCCTTTGCGCAAGAGAATCAGGTGCAGGTCGGCGCTGGCTAATACTTCGCTCAAACGGTCAGCGCTTTGGTAGCCCACCATGACCAGGTTGGGCAAACTTGCGGCGGCCGCTTTTAACTCAGCGGCAGCCACCCCGTCGCCGTTTATTACGTAGATCACGTCGCTACGGTTTTGGTGGCGGCGGGCGGTTTCTACCATCAGGTTCAACGATTGTGAGTGCCCAAGGTTGCCGGCGTACATGACTACGGTGCGCTCCCCGAGCCCGTGTTCGGTGCGGTAATCAGTGACTCGGTCTTGGGGGGTGATAGCCGTGGTGTCGACAAAATTGGGGATGACCGCCACCGGCGGACCACCAGTGCCCACCTTGGCGGCCACGTTGGCGGCCAAATCGTCAGAAAGCACGGCCACTGTTTGGGCTCGGCGGTAGCAGAAACGTTCAAGGCCCTTAAAAAAACGTATGGCAGGTTTTGAGGTCAGCGCCCCTACTTCTATCGCTACATCGGGGAACACATCTTGGATATTAAAAATCAGCGGGCATCGGTGGCGGCGGGCCGCTACCCATCCGGCCAGGCCCAAAGTTAAGGGCGGCGAAACTGCCAGCACTGCATCGAACCGTTTTCGGGTAAAGACCGAGGCCAAGGTGGCCAGCAGGGTGAAGCCGATAAAACCCATGGCTCGACCCAGTAAATTACTTTTGGCCGACGGAAACGGGTAGCACCGGGTCACGGTGGCACCAGCAAACTCGCCGTGTTGCCGCCAACCGCGGCCTTTCCAGTCGGGGTCTACGGCGTGTTTTTTGTACCACGGCAGCGAGGTCACCACGTGTACTTGGTGCCCGGCGGCCGCCATTTCGGTCACTAAGGCTGAAACCACCACCCCGGTGGGGGCGGTATCGGGGGCCAGGTGGGGGGCAATAACTAAAAGACGCATGGCTTAAATTTCGGCTATCAGTAAACGCCAAGCCTGCTCAAGTTGCGCCGCGGAGTACTCCCACCGGTGGGCTTGGGCTCGGGCTAGCCCTTTTTGGGCCGCTTGGTAGCAACTATCGGGATCGCTAACCAAACGATCTAGAGCCTGTACCCAAGTGGCGACATCGTTGGGGTCGGCTAAAAGTGCAGGGTCGTTTACGAGGTCGGCGGCTGGGGTGCCGGCGCCGGCTACTACGGGCACCCCCATGGCCATGGCTTCGAGCACCGGAAGGCCAAACCCTTCGTAAGAAGAGGGAAAAGCCAGCACAGTGGCCGCAGCCATGCGCTCAACCAATTCGTTTTCTGACACGCGCCCGAGGCGGTCTATGCGGTCGGTGTGGGGCGAGTTGGCTACGGCGTCTATCACTTGGGCCTCGGCCCGACCTGCTCCCCCGGTGAGCACCAACCGAACCTCGGGGTGGCGCTCTGCCAACTGGTTAAAGGCGTCAATAAGTACCAAGTGGTTTTTGTGTGGGTAAGTAGCGGCGGGGTACAAAATGGTAGGAGGGCCTGTTGAAACAGCAGGTTGCTCGGCCACTTCGGGCACCCCAGATGACACGGTGACTATTTTTTGCGGGTCTATGGGGAACCCTTCGCTCAAGCGTTGAGTTACTCGGTCGCTTACCCCTACTACGACGTCGGCTCGTCGAATTGACCGCGGAAGCGCCCATGAAAGGTAGGCCGCCTTAGTTGTTGAGAAACGCTCCGGGTGGTCGAGCGGTTGGAGGTCGTGGATGGTTACCGCAGTGGGCCGGCCGGTGCGCCAGGGAAGCCTCCCCCCAAAGTGATGAACCGCCCCGGTGGCTCGCCTCGCTAACCAGGTTGATTCGGCCAGCACTCGACGGCCCCGCGAGTAGCCATTAACTGGGCAAACCTCGATTTCGAAAGACCCGACAAGTTCGGGGTGAGCGGTTTGGAATCCGTCGAGCACGTAAAGCACCGGGCGAATGTCTGCCGGCCCGTGTTGGGCGTAAGCCGACAGTACTCGTACGGCGTATTCTTCGGCGCCTCCCACACGGCCGGGTACCACCGATAACAAGTTCACGGCAATGGTTTGGGTGGCAGGCATCACCCTTTACGGTAGCGGGTTTGGCTGCGCTGGCCGGTGTACCAAAACGTGGTGTCTCAGCCCGGTACCCTTCTGGTGTGCTGAGACATGAATGGCGGCCTCTGGGGCCCAAAGCGACCGAGGTGACCGTTCCTTGTGTTCCGTCGGTTGACTTGGTGGCTATTGACCTGCCCGATGCCCCGGTTGGGTGGGTCCGGTTAAAGGTTTCGGTGGTTTCGGCTGATCCGCAAGTTGTCGGGGTTTCTTTGCTTGCGGCGAGCGGCCAACGTTTTCGTTTGAGAAAGAGCGGCCAAGGTTTTGATCAGATTCTTTTGCGTCCTGCTGAAGCCGGCCATCTTGAAGTTTCGGGTTTAGCGCTTTCAGAGGTGCATGTTTCTCTGGCCCCCTCATCGCCTTGGGCGGCCCGCTGGCGGGTGGCTCAGGCCGTGACGGCCGATATACGGCGTTTGGGCATTCGCCGCCGCAATTTACGTACGTTGGGCATCATGTTGCGGGCCCGTGATTTTTCTAGCATCGGGCAGCGCTTAACCGCTCGCTATCACCGTGCTCCACAGGCGGCTTCAACTTCCAGCAGTGTGTTAACCCCAGAGGGGTGGATGCGACGCTTTATGACCTTAACCGAAGCCGAACAGTTGGCTCTCGAAGCGACGCCTGTTGCGGGGCCAAGTTTTTCTTTCATTGTTACGGGTGAGGGTGACCCGTCAGTGGTTATCACGAGTTTGCAAAACCAGTTGGGGGTCGACCCAGAGGTTTTGGTGGTTGACGACCCCAATAAAGGCTTAGCGGCCGCAAATGGCGATTGGGTGGTGCTGACTAACCCGGCTCAACGTTTTCACCCGGCCAGCGTTTTTGCTTTAAGCCAGGCTGCTCAGAACCCAGAGGTCCACTTGTTGGTGGCCGATGGTTGCTACGAAACCGACGGCCAAGCAACCAGTATCTGGGCCAACCCACCGTGGAACCTTGATCTTATTTTAGAAGGCGAGGGGGCGGGCCCTTTGGTGGCGGTGCGGCGTGCCGTTGCGCTAGAGGTAGGCCCGGTGGTTAGCGACGTTTGGGCTACGCCAACCGACCTGGCTCTCAAGGTAGTAGCTGCCCATGGCGAAGCTTCGGTGGCTCAGGTTCCTTTTCCTCTGGTTACTTCAGTCGGTTCTCAAGCGCATGAGCTTGACCAGGTGGTGGCCCAGCATCTTGAGCAGGCTTGCCCGCAGGCCAAGGTGTTACCTGGCCTTACTTCTGGCACCCGACACGTTCAATGGCCGCTCCCCCAACCCGCTCCCTTGGTGTCGGTACTCATCCCCACCAAAGATCGAGCGGCTTTGCTCGAGCGTTGCCTTACCGGCCTGTATCAGCACACCGAATACCCCAACATTGAGATCATTTTGGTGGACCATCAAAGCACCGAGGCGGCGGCCCAAAAGATTTTGGCTCAATCCGCAGAGCGGCCAAATACTCAGGTGTTGCAGTTCTCTGGGCCTTTCAATTTTGCTGCCATGAATAATTTGGCTGCTCAAGCAGCCAAAGGCGAGGTGCTTTGTTTGCTCAACAACGACACCGAGGTAACCCACCCGGGGTGGTTAACCGAGTTGGTAGCGCAAGTAAGCCGGCCAGAAGTTGGTGCGGTGGGGCCGATGCTGCGCTACCCGGACGGCACGGTGCAGCACGCTGGTTTGCACCCCAATTTGGGCAGTTTGTACGGCCACGGCCACAAGCACTTTCCGCCAGAGAATTTTGGTTACCGCAATCGACTGGCGACCGCTCATCGGGTAGCGGCGGTTACTGGGGCTTGTTTGGTCACCCCGAAAAGTCTTTGGACCGAGTTGGGCGGCATGGACGAGGCTTTTGCCGTGGCTTATAACGATGTGGACTATTGCTTGCAGGTACGCCAAGTCGGCCATCAGGTTATGTGGACCCCTTACGCTGAATTGATTCATCATGAGTCAGTAAGCCGAGGCTACGACGAGCACCCCAAAGAAGGTGACCGTTTGGCCCGCGAAGCCGGTTTGCTGCAACAGCGCTGGGCCGACAGTTTTGCTGACGACCCGGCTTACTCGCCCAACTTGACGTGGGAAGACACCAACTTTTCTTTGTCCGACAACCCGCGCACTACCCCACCTTGGCGAACCGTCCGCTAGTCGTTGCCGAGACCCACTCGAGCCACCGTTTCAACTTCTTCTAATGTTGCGGGTGGCCAGCGGTAGGCGGCAAAGTCAGCACCAAGGGTCAACTCAACGGTGCCGCCAAAGTCATCGACGTAAATAAATCTTGGGGTGGGCTCAATATAACGAGCCACCAAAACGCCTTGAGCAAAGTACTCAGGAGCCACTCGAATAGTCGTTTCGTCTTGTAGGTCTCCGACCACCGTTTCTACCGCAAAACCTAAGATAGCCAAGTCACCTTCGACGGTGGCGGCGGCGCTGTCGCCACGGGCATCAACGAGAAGTACCGGCACTTCTTGATTATTTACCGTTTCACCACGAAACACTTCGAAAGCAACTTGGCTTTCGCTGGTGAGTTTGAGCACCGAGATCTCCCCGGCCCATCCGTCGGTAACCGGTAATACGTGTTGAATCACATGATCAGGTTCAATGTCAACAAAAGATTGACCGAGGTCCATTAGCTCACCCAGCGTGATGCGCTCATCAAAAACCACCATGCCGGCAGCGGTTTCAATCAGGTCGGTGTTGGTCAACAAGGTGCTGATGTCTTGGTCAACCATTTTTTCTAACATCAAAATCATGAAGTCTTGTTGGCGTTGGTTGCGCTCCATGTCGTTTGAAGCTCCTACTCGGCGCCACCAACCATCAACTAAAGCTTCCATTTTACGACTGCGAACATAAGCCAAAGCGGTGGGGCCGTCGAGGGTATGGCAGCCTGCGGTGTTCATAAAAAATTGTGAGGCGGGGTCACGCATGGCGGTCTCGAAGCACATGTTTACCCCGCCGACCAGGTCAACGATCTGTTCAAAGCCGTAAAAGTCCACTACCGCAAAGTTGTGAATGGGCACGTTGAAGTTGGTGCTGATGGTTTCAACCAAGGTGGGGGCGCCTTGTTCGAGCCCTCCTACCATCAATGAGGAAGCCAATTTTTCTTCGCGAAGAGGCACTCCCTCGCTGTAGATAGGCAGGTAAAGGTCACGGGGGATTGAAATCAAATGAATGCGGCCCATTCCGGGGTCTACCCGGGCCAACATGATGACGTCGGCCAAAGCAAACCCTTCGGGGTGGTCGCGTTGAGCGGCCGGATCGTCGGGGTCGAGGCCAATAGCGCTGTCGGTGCCGATGAGCAAAAAGTTTCGGGGGGCTTGGGGGTCGGCCGCTACCGGCACCAATACGTCGCCAGATTCTGACACTTGAGCCGGGGTAGTTGGTGCGGGGGCTAGCACCCCGGCCCCTACTTCAATGCGCACGATGCTGCCAATGACCTCGTCAAAGTCGGTGAGGCGGCTTGAAGCAAAAACGAGGCCAATAGCCAAAGAGAGGCTAAAGCCAAGGATGATTCGTTGTGGCCACGAGCGTCGCAGCCCGGCAGCAGAAGATCGGGGCACCACTAAAGGTTAGCAGTGACACCGTGATCCTTGACGGCGGGTCTACGCTTCGGGTTATGACTGATTTTTCTTCGGGCGCTTGTTGGGTTAACGGTCAACTGGTTGACCGTTCTACTCCTACTGTCTCTGCGCTAGACCACGCCATTGTGGTGGGCGATGGGGTGTTTGAGACCTTGCAGGTGATTGACGGTACTCCGTTTGCTTTGACCCGCCATTTGGCTCGTCTACGTTTTTCTTCTGATGGTTTGGGTTTGTTGCCGCCGGATGCTGGTCAGGTGCGTGACGCCATAGCGGCGGTTTTGGATGCCGACCCGGTGGCGGGGTTATTGCGTATTACTTGGTCGAGTGGGGCGGGGCCGTTGGGTTCGTCTCGTGGCGATGGCCCAGGTACGTTGATTGTGGCTACTCAGGTGGCCAATAGGTGGGAAGCCACCACAAGAGTCCACCTGTGCCCTTGGAGTCGCAACGAGCACGGGGCCCTGGTTGGCTTAAAAACTACTTCGTATGCCGAAAACGTTTTGGCGCTCGATGCCGCCCATCAAAACCAGTGCAGCGAGGCCTTGTTTTTGAACACGGCAGGCTTGGTGTGTGAGGGCACGGGCACCAACCTTTTTGTGGTGGTAGACGACCAACTGGTTACTCCCCCGTTGTCTTCGGGGTGTTTAGCCGGCATCACCCGGTCGCTGATTCTTGAGGTTACTGATGCCCAAGAGCGCGACTTGCACCCTGATGAATTGGCTTCTGCTTCGGAAGCTTTTTTGACTTCTTCAACGCGAGACGTGCAGGCCATTAGCCACATTGATGATCTGGTTCTTCCATTTGCTCCGGGTTCACAAACCCAAGCGGCGGCCGCTGCTTTTGCCGAGGTATTAGCGAACCGGCTCGACCCTTAAAGCGCCCGCAGGTGAACCACGTCACCTACTGAGATCACTTGGCGGCCTTCCTCATTTTCTATCACCAGTTCCCCAGATGTTTTAAAGTCAACGGCTCGGCCCGTTAGGTCACCGACTGACTGCTCCAC
Proteins encoded:
- a CDS encoding LytR family transcriptional regulator; protein product: MPRSSAAGLRRSWPQRIILGFSLSLAIGLVFASSRLTDFDEVIGSIVRIEVGAGVLAPAPTTPAQVSESGDVLVPVAADPQAPRNFLLIGTDSAIGLDPDDPAAQRDHPEGFALADVIMLARVDPGMGRIHLISIPRDLYLPIYSEGVPLREEKLASSLMVGGLEQGAPTLVETISTNFNVPIHNFAVVDFYGFEQIVDLVGGVNMCFETAMRDPASQFFMNTAGCHTLDGPTALAYVRSRKMEALVDGWWRRVGASNDMERNQRQQDFMILMLEKMVDQDISTLLTNTDLIETAAGMVVFDERITLGELMDLGQSFVDIEPDHVIQHVLPVTDGWAGEISVLKLTSESQVAFEVFRGETVNNQEVPVLLVDARGDSAAATVEGDLAILGFAVETVVGDLQDETTIRVAPEYFAQGVLVARYIEPTPRFIYVDDFGGTVELTLGADFAAYRWPPATLEEVETVARVGLGND
- a CDS encoding glycosyltransferase WbuB; translated protein: MRLLVIAPHLAPDTAPTGVVVSALVTEMAAAGHQVHVVTSLPWYKKHAVDPDWKGRGWRQHGEFAGATVTRCYPFPSAKSNLLGRAMGFIGFTLLATLASVFTRKRFDAVLAVSPPLTLGLAGWVAARRHRCPLIFNIQDVFPDVAIEVGALTSKPAIRFFKGLERFCYRRAQTVAVLSDDLAANVAAKVGTGGPPVAVIPNFVDTTAITPQDRVTDYRTEHGLGERTVVMYAGNLGHSQSLNLMVETARRHQNRSDVIYVINGDGVAAAELKAAAASLPNLVMVGYQSADRLSEVLASADLHLILLRKGLGASSVPSKMYSILAAGRPIVASIDPDSEVTRVLGEVQAGLSVPPEDPEAFVAAVEQLLDDPQLRQEMGQAGRNWVKQWPTATQIAQKYQELAKGLAKG
- a CDS encoding glycosyltransferase, whose protein sequence is MTVPCVPSVDLVAIDLPDAPVGWVRLKVSVVSADPQVVGVSLLAASGQRFRLRKSGQGFDQILLRPAEAGHLEVSGLALSEVHVSLAPSSPWAARWRVAQAVTADIRRLGIRRRNLRTLGIMLRARDFSSIGQRLTARYHRAPQAASTSSSVLTPEGWMRRFMTLTEAEQLALEATPVAGPSFSFIVTGEGDPSVVITSLQNQLGVDPEVLVVDDPNKGLAAANGDWVVLTNPAQRFHPASVFALSQAAQNPEVHLLVADGCYETDGQATSIWANPPWNLDLILEGEGAGPLVAVRRAVALEVGPVVSDVWATPTDLALKVVAAHGEASVAQVPFPLVTSVGSQAHELDQVVAQHLEQACPQAKVLPGLTSGTRHVQWPLPQPAPLVSVLIPTKDRAALLERCLTGLYQHTEYPNIEIILVDHQSTEAAAQKILAQSAERPNTQVLQFSGPFNFAAMNNLAAQAAKGEVLCLLNNDTEVTHPGWLTELVAQVSRPEVGAVGPMLRYPDGTVQHAGLHPNLGSLYGHGHKHFPPENFGYRNRLATAHRVAAVTGACLVTPKSLWTELGGMDEAFAVAYNDVDYCLQVRQVGHQVMWTPYAELIHHESVSRGYDEHPKEGDRLAREAGLLQQRWADSFADDPAYSPNLTWEDTNFSLSDNPRTTPPWRTVR
- a CDS encoding 4-amino-4-deoxychorismate lyase, producing the protein MTDFSSGACWVNGQLVDRSTPTVSALDHAIVVGDGVFETLQVIDGTPFALTRHLARLRFSSDGLGLLPPDAGQVRDAIAAVLDADPVAGLLRITWSSGAGPLGSSRGDGPGTLIVATQVANRWEATTRVHLCPWSRNEHGALVGLKTTSYAENVLALDAAHQNQCSEALFLNTAGLVCEGTGTNLFVVVDDQLVTPPLSSGCLAGITRSLILEVTDAQERDLHPDELASASEAFLTSSTRDVQAISHIDDLVLPFAPGSQTQAAAAAFAEVLANRLDP
- a CDS encoding glycosyltransferase family 1 protein; translated protein: MPATQTIAVNLLSVVPGRVGGAEEYAVRVLSAYAQHGPADIRPVLYVLDGFQTAHPELVGSFEIEVCPVNGYSRGRRVLAESTWLARRATGAVHHFGGRLPWRTGRPTAVTIHDLQPLDHPERFSTTKAAYLSWALPRSIRRADVVVGVSDRVTQRLSEGFPIDPQKIVTVSSGVPEVAEQPAVSTGPPTILYPAATYPHKNHLVLIDAFNQLAERHPEVRLVLTGGAGRAEAQVIDAVANSPHTDRIDRLGRVSENELVERMAAATVLAFPSSYEGFGLPVLEAMAMGVPVVAGAGTPAADLVNDPALLADPNDVATWVQALDRLVSDPDSCYQAAQKGLARAQAHRWEYSAAQLEQAWRLLIAEI